The following proteins come from a genomic window of Mauremys mutica isolate MM-2020 ecotype Southern chromosome 7, ASM2049712v1, whole genome shotgun sequence:
- the SEC61A1 gene encoding protein transport protein Sec61 subunit alpha, with product MGIKFLEVIKPFCVILPEIQKPERKIQFKEKVLWTAITLFIFLVCCQIPLFGIMSSDSADPFYWMRVILASNRGTLMELGISPIVTSGLIMQLLAGAKIIEVGDTPKDRALFNGAQKLFGMIITIGQSIVYVMTGMYGDPSEMGAGICLLITIQLFVAGLIVLLLDELLQKGYGLGSGISLFIATNICETIVWKAFSPTTVNTGRGMEFEGAIIALFHLLATRTDKVRALREAFYRQNLPNLMNLIATIFVFAVVIYFQGFRVDLPIKSARYRGQYNTYPIKLFYTSNIPIILQSALVSNLYVISQMLSARFSGNLLVSLLGTWSDTSSGGPARSYPVGGLCYYLSPPESFGSVLEDPVHAVVYIVFMLGSCAFFSKTWIEVSGSSAKDVAKQLKEQQMVMRGHRETSMVHELNRYIPTAAAFGGLCIGALSVLADFLGAIGSGTGILLAVTIIYQYFEIFVKEQSEVGSMGALLF from the exons ttAAATTTCTTGAAGTAATCAAGCCCTTCTGTGTTATCTTGCCTGAAATTCAAAAGCCAGAAAGGAAG ATTCAATTTAAGGAAAAAGTGCTATGGACAGCTATCACACTTTTCATCTTCTTAGTATGCTGCCAG ATTCCCCTGTTTGGTATCATGTCATCAGACTCAGCAGATCCTTTCTACTGGATGAGAGTGATTCTGGCTTCAAATAGAG GAACATTGATGGAGCTGGGTATTTCACCCATTGTCACTTCTGGGCTCATCATGCAGCTCTTGGCTGGTGCCAAGATAATTGAGGTTGGGGACACTCCAAAAGACAGAGCTCTCTTCAATGGGGCGCAGAAAT TGTTTGGCATGATTATTACAATTGGTCAGTCTATCGTCTATGTAATGACGGGAATGTACGGAGACCCATCTGAGATGGGTGCTGGTATCTGTTTGCTTATCACAATTCAG CTTTTTGTAGCTGGACTGATAGTTCTACTATTGGATGAGCTTCTACAGAAAGGATATGGTCTTGGTTCTGGCATCTCCCTCTTCATTGCTACCAACATCTGTGAGACTATTGTATGGAAGGCATTCAGCCCCACCACTGTGAACACAGGCCGAG GAATGGAGTTTGAAGGAGCCATTATTGCTCTGTTCCATCTGCTGGCTACTCGTACGGACAAAGTCAGAGCTCTCCGAGAGGCCTTCTACCGCCAGAACCTTCCTAACCTCATGAACCTGATTGCCaccatttttgtctttgctgtTGTCATATACTTCCAG GGCTTCAGAGTGGACCTCCCCATCAAATCTGCCCGCTACCGTGGCCAGTACAACACTTACCCGATCAAGCTGTTCTATACTTCCAATATACCCATCATTCTTCAGTCTGCCTTGGTATCTAATCTGTACGTGATCTCCCAGATGTTGTCTGCTCGCTTCAGTGGCAACTTGTTGGTTAGCCTGCTGGGCACCTGGTCT GATACTTCATCTGGAGGCCCTGCTCGCTCTTATCCAGTCGGTGGACTTTGCTATTATCTGTCACCCCCTGAGTCCTTTGGTTCGGTGTTAGAAGACCCTGTCCATGCAGTAGTCTATATTGTGTTTATGTTGGGCTCCTGTGCTTTCTTCTCCAAGACATGGATTGAAGTTTCTGGCTCCTCTGCCAAAGAT GTTGCCAAACAACTAAAAGAGCAACAGATGGTAATGAGGGGCCACAGAGAAACCTCCATGGTCCACGAACTAAACAG GTACATTCCCACAGCTGCTGCATTTGGTGGTCTCTGCATTGGTGCTCTCTCTGTCCTGGCAGACTTCCTTGGGGCAATTGGGTCTGGAACTGGAATCTTGCTAGCTGTTACTATCATTTACCAGTACTTTGAAATTTTTGTAAAGGAACAGAGTGAAGTTGGGAGCATGGGAGCTCTTCTTTTCTAA